GTGATGAGGCCGGCCTGCAGCGCCACCATGTCGCCGAGCCCGTCCTCGTGTACGGCGTCTATGGCCGCCACGCCGTAGCGGCTGGACAGCACCCGGTCGAAGGCGGTCGGGCTGCCACCGCGCTGCACGTGGCCGAGCACCGTCACACGGGTCTCGTAACCGGTTCGTCGCTCGAGCTCGGTGGCCACGGCCAGGCCGACGCCGCCCAGCCTCTTGTGTCCGAACCGATCCACCTCGGGTTCGGCAAGATCCATGGTGCCGGGTGCGGGCCTGGCCCCTTCGGCGACCACGACGATCGAGGCGTACCGGCCCCTCTCATGGCGTTTCTTTACGATGTCGGCCACCACCTCGATGTCGAACGGGTGCTCGGGCACCAGGGTGACGGTGGCCCCACCGGCCATGCCGGCCCAAGTGGCGATGTGGCCCACGTGGCGACCCATCACCTCGACGACCATGACCCGGTCATGGGACTCGGCCGTGGTGTGGAGCCGGTCGATGGCCTCGGTGGCTATCGACACCGCCGTGTCGAAGCCGAAGGTCTGCTCGGTGCACGGAATGTCATTGTCGATGGTCTTGGGCACCCCGACCACCGGTACGAGGCCCTCGGTATGGGCACGGTGTGCGACCGCCAGCGAGCCTTCGCCACCGATGACGATCAGGGCATCCAGCCCGAGCTCGGCCAGGGTGGCCAGGGCCCGCTCCACCCCGTCGTCGGTCAACCACGGGTGGACCCTTGAGGTGCCGAGCATGGTGCCGC
The nucleotide sequence above comes from Acidimicrobiales bacterium. Encoded proteins:
- a CDS encoding ATP-dependent 6-phosphofructokinase; protein product: METERQVILEELHLQADDPDDVVFDLLYEARFPGHPLGREVLGSEDSVATIARHDLVGFHDGWAGVIDGRWRSLDVESMRGYLARGGTMLGTSRVHPWLTDDGVERALATLAELGLDALIVIGGEGSLAVAHRAHTEGLVPVVGVPKTIDNDIPCTEQTFGFDTAVSIATEAIDRLHTTAESHDRVMVVEVMGRHVGHIATWAGMAGGATVTLVPEHPFDIEVVADIVKKRHERGRYASIVVVAEGARPAPGTMDLAEPEVDRFGHKRLGGVGLAVATELERRTGYETRVTVLGHVQRGGSPTAFDRVLSSRYGVAAIDAVHEDGLGDMVALQAGLITRVSLADVMGHLRAVDDRLWDVANALFEARLDGGSTSSQADTAT